The Mycolicibacterium mageritense genome contains a region encoding:
- a CDS encoding LysR family transcriptional regulator: MDTRRLQLLLSLSRLGSMRAVAETHHLTTSTVSQQIAALTKETGAQLIEPDGRRVRLTPAGLRLADHAVTILAAVDAARLDLDPDAEPSGTVRVGGFATGIRVSLLPSIAELASIHPQVGFVISEYEPLEAFALLTDDNLDLALTYDYNLAPAAPGAVLETVALWSVPWGLGVPADTPDRPVEIADYADATWIVNSRNTADEDAVRTLAAMAGFTPRIAHQIDSLDLVEDLILAGYGVGLLPLGRPTIAGVKVLELADATPSLTAYAVTRKGRASWPPLRVVLDAMRPPAGGPVPQRRWLRPTP, translated from the coding sequence ATGGACACGCGCCGCCTGCAACTCCTTCTGTCCCTGTCCCGCTTGGGTTCGATGCGGGCGGTCGCCGAGACCCACCACCTGACCACCTCGACGGTGTCCCAACAGATCGCGGCGTTGACCAAGGAGACCGGTGCGCAGCTCATCGAACCGGACGGCAGGCGGGTCCGGCTGACACCAGCCGGGCTGCGGCTCGCCGACCACGCGGTCACGATCCTGGCCGCCGTCGACGCCGCGCGGCTCGACCTCGACCCGGACGCAGAACCCAGCGGCACCGTGCGGGTCGGCGGCTTCGCCACCGGGATTCGGGTCTCGCTGCTGCCGAGCATCGCCGAGCTGGCGTCGATCCACCCGCAGGTCGGATTCGTGATCAGCGAGTACGAACCGCTCGAAGCATTCGCGCTGCTCACCGACGACAATCTGGACCTTGCGCTCACATACGACTACAACTTGGCGCCGGCAGCGCCCGGCGCGGTGCTGGAAACCGTTGCGCTGTGGAGCGTTCCGTGGGGACTGGGGGTTCCTGCCGACACCCCCGACCGGCCGGTCGAGATCGCCGACTACGCCGACGCGACTTGGATTGTCAACTCCCGCAACACCGCCGACGAGGATGCAGTGCGCACGCTGGCGGCCATGGCGGGTTTCACGCCGCGCATCGCGCATCAGATCGACAGCCTGGACCTGGTCGAAGACCTCATCCTGGCCGGCTACGGCGTCGGCCTGCTGCCGCTCGGGCGCCCGACGATCGCCGGCGTGAAGGTGCTCGAACTGGCCGACGCCACCCCGTCGTTGACGGCATACGCGGTGACCCGCAAAGGCCGGGCGTCCTGGCCGCCGCTGCGCGTCGTGCTCGACGCCATGCGTCCGCCCGCCGGTGGGCCGGTGCCGCAGCGCCGCTGGTTGCGTCCGACGCCGTGA
- a CDS encoding acyl-CoA thioesterase domain-containing protein — translation MTEVVAHFIPSAPDVFQPTRFAQSHWGEDHLNGPALVGLAAHALESAFGLPEFLPARLTVDLFKAARGVPTTTKVALIRDGRRVRNSECELVQDGVTVARATLVQYRRSSAPRGEEWFSQASFEPPADIDPDRLTYMGSDGGGWSHAIADHQNTSRKRFINRTITVVQGEVNSPFVRAAMAAEGTSLVTNLGSAGVGYINGDLTVALSRLPVDEWIGVQADSHWTAEGIAVGASTLFDHAGAFGTGLITAVSNPAAQIDFANDPFPDRGAPR, via the coding sequence ATGACCGAGGTGGTGGCGCATTTCATCCCGTCCGCGCCGGACGTGTTTCAGCCGACGCGGTTCGCGCAGAGTCATTGGGGCGAAGACCACCTCAACGGCCCGGCGCTGGTCGGGCTCGCCGCCCACGCGTTGGAGTCGGCCTTCGGGTTGCCCGAGTTTCTGCCGGCGCGGCTCACGGTCGACCTGTTCAAGGCCGCACGCGGAGTGCCGACCACGACGAAGGTCGCGCTCATCCGTGACGGCCGGCGCGTCCGCAACTCCGAGTGCGAACTCGTGCAGGACGGTGTGACGGTGGCTCGGGCGACTCTGGTGCAGTACCGGCGGTCGTCGGCGCCCCGCGGCGAGGAATGGTTCTCCCAGGCGAGTTTCGAGCCCCCCGCCGACATCGACCCGGACCGCTTGACATACATGGGCAGCGACGGGGGCGGCTGGAGCCACGCCATCGCCGACCACCAGAACACGTCGCGCAAGCGGTTCATCAACCGGACCATCACAGTGGTGCAGGGCGAGGTGAATTCGCCGTTCGTGCGGGCCGCCATGGCTGCCGAGGGCACGAGCCTGGTCACCAACCTGGGCTCGGCAGGCGTCGGCTACATCAACGGTGACCTCACGGTGGCGCTGTCCCGACTGCCCGTGGACGAGTGGATCGGCGTGCAGGCAGATTCACACTGGACCGCAGAGGGCATTGCCGTGGGCGCGTCGACGCTGTTCGATCACGCCGGGGCGTTCGGTACCGGTCTGATCACCGCGGTCAGCAACCCGGCGGCCCAGATCGACTTCGCCAACGATCCGTTTCCCGATCGCGGTGCCCCGAGGTGA